The Panicum virgatum strain AP13 chromosome 5K, P.virgatum_v5, whole genome shotgun sequence genome has a window encoding:
- the LOC120705458 gene encoding probable protein ABIL3, translated as MEAVAMSPSSVSSHIHDAASITDDMSLQEGLLFSDTLKDLRNLRSQLYSAAEYFEVFYRNNSHKSTVMTSLKNYTVEALVSTVDHLGFVSYKVDNLVSEKADEVNETEFLVSSAEQRVRICQQTMDQEGRSQQALLIKGPKYHRRYILPGIDLLESSIHPVSEPPRYNRQYTSRKMHKSQSSISTAGCRQATMRRARSPSPTPKDAYHRSQSLSPSRKARAKSPSPRIVNSNAKETRAGSPIPDSNPLARSSTVARRPPVNSKHLRQTSMQLHTDWDHHKEQEKSSSKGRGFLKSLLTRRRWRNDESLYSYLDEY; from the exons ATGGAGGCGGTCGCAATGTCGCCGTCATCCGTCTCCTCCCACATCCATGATGCCGCCTCCATCACCGACGACATGTCCTTGCAGGAAGGCCTCCTCTTCTCAGACACCCTCAAG GACCTGAGGAATCTGCGGTCACAGCTATATTCAGCGGCAGAATATTTTGAAGTATTTTACCGTAACAACTCCCACAAATCTAC GGTGATGACGAGTTTGAAAAATTACACAGTAGAGGCCCTTGTTAGCACAGTGGACCATCTGGGTTTTGTGTCATACAAGGTGGATAATCTTGTCAGCGAAAAGGCTGATGAGGTTAATGAAACAGAATTTCTAGTGTCTTCAGCTGAACAG AGGGTACGAATTTGCCAACAGACGATGGACCAGGAAGGAAGATCTCAACAAGCTCTTCTCATCAAGGGGCCAAAGTACCACAGGCGTTACATATTACCAG GCATAGATCTACTGGAATCTTCCATACATCCAGTTTCGGAACCTCCACGGTACAACAGACAATATACAAGTCGCAAAATGCACAAGTCTCAATCTT CCATTTCTACTGCAGGATGTCGGCAGGCTACAATGAG GCGTGCTCGTTCACCATCTCCTACACCTAAGGATGCATATCACCGATCCCAGTCCTTATCACCTTCTCGAAAAGCACGAGCTAAATCTCCATCTCCGCGAATCGTGAATTCAAATGCAAAAG AAACAAGGGCAGGCTCTCCAATACCAGATTCTAATCCTCTGGCACGGTCCTCTACAGTTGCAAGAAGACCACCGGTGAACTCAAAGCATTTG AGACAAACTTCCATGCAGTTACACACTGACTGGGACCACCACAAGGAACAGGAGAAAAGCTCAAGCAAAGGCAGGGGTTTCCTCAAGTCGCTGCTCACAAGGCGCCGGTGGAGGAACGATGAGTCATTGTACAGTTACTTGGATGAGTATTGA
- the LOC120705459 gene encoding auxin response factor 1-like, translating into MAQGREPELFAELWRACAGPLVELPQTGERVFYFLQGHLEQLQEATDPALLAEQIKMFQVPNKILCKVVNVELKAETETDEMFAQITLQPDPDQVNLPTLPDPPLPETPRPVVHSFCKILTPSDTSTHGGFSVLRRHANECLPPLDMSMPTPTQELITKDLHGSEWRFKHIYRGQPRRHLLTTGWSTFVTSKKLIAGDAFVYLRSETGEQRVGVRRLVQKQSTMPASVISSQSMHLGVLASASHAIKTNSIFLVYYRPRLSQSQYIVSLNKYLEASKIGFKVGVRFKMSFEGEDIPVKKFSGTVVDKGDLSPQWQGSQWKTLKVQWDEATNFNGPDRVSSWEIEQFDASAPTINIPVQPSMKNKRPRETAEGLDIQAMEPTQEFWLSGISEQHEKTGIGSSEPNCISGHQVVWTSERAGYSAMSSSVCQSSVVLGNWFKDYNSSSKGGSPSLSEISQKLFQVTSNDARVPPWPGLSAYQAEEPSSKLSCNTALCSYQTEEVAPNLSNAIEEKKEPCMFRLFGVNLINHTKISATTDKMTMGVGEVSTQAAGSFEDSGQLSALSKVIKDHTQVLNESPREIQSHQSCTGRTRIKVQMHGNAVGRAVDLANLDGYPQLIGELEEMFEIKDLSLKEKWKVAFSNDDGDTMEVGDVPWLEFCLKVRKIVIHSTEDERDMDPCPEQDVKTGF; encoded by the exons ATGGCGCAAG GACGGGAGCCTGAGCTGTTCGCCGAGCTTTGGCGCGCCTGCGCTGGGCCGCTGGTGGAGCTGCCCCAGACGGGCGAGCGGGTCTTCTACTTCCTGCAGGGCCACCTGGAGCAGCTGCAGGAGGCCACCGACCCGGCGCTGCTGGCCGAGCAGATCAAGATGTTCCAGGTGCCCAACAAGATCCTCTGCAAGGTCGTCAACGTCGAGCTCAAG GCCGAGACGGAAACGGACGAGATGTTCGCCCAGATCACTCTGCAGCCCGACCCGGAT caagtgaaTCTGCCCACATTACCTGACCCGCCCCTGCCGGAGACACCGAGGCCAGTGGTGCACTCTTTCTGCAAGATTCTCACACCATCCGACACCAGCACCCATGGCGGCTTCTCTGTTCTCCGACGGCACGCAAACGAATGCCTCCCACCACTG GATATGTCGATGCCGACCCCCACCCAAGAGCTCATCACCAAGGACTTGCATGGATCTGAATGGAGGTTCAAGCACATCTACAGGG GCCAACCCCGTCGGCACCTTCTGACTACCGGATGGAGCACGTTTGTCACATCAAAGAAGCTGATTGCTGGTGATGCGTTTGTCTACCTCAG GAGCGAGACAGGAGAGCAGCGTGTTGGAGTAAGACGCCTTGTGCAGAAGCAGAGCACGATGCCAGCATCGGTTATATCCAGCCAAAGCATGCATCTTGGGGTCCTTGCAAGTGCATCACACGCTATTAAGACTAATTCCATTTTCCTGGTGTATTATAGACCAAG GTTAAGCCAAAGCCAATACATCGTCAGTCTGAACAAGTACCTTGAAGCTAGTAAAATTGGATTTAAAGTGGGCGTGAGGTTTAAGATGAGTTTTGAAGGGGAAGATATCCCTGTGAAGAA GTTTTCTGGAACTGTAGTTGataaaggagatctttctccaCAATGGCAAGGTTCTCAATGGAAGACGTTGAAG gtccaatgggatgAAGCCACAAATTTCAATGGCCCTGATAGGGTTTCCTCTTGGGAAATCGAACAATTCGATGCCTCTGCACCTACCATAAACATACCTGTGCAACCATCAATGAAAAACAAAAGGCCTAGGGAGACAGCTGAAGGCCTGGATATTCAGGCAATGG AACCTACTCAAGAATTTTGGCTCTCTGGAATATCTGAACAGCATGAGAAGACAGGCATTGGCTCCAGTGAGCCCAATTGTATCTCTGGACATCAAGTCGTTTGGACTAGTGAACGCGCAGGATATAGTGCCATGAGTAGTTCAGTATGTCAGAGTTCTGTAGTACTTGGGAATTGGTTCAAGGACTATAATTCCTCAAGCAAGGGGGGCTCCCCTTCCTTGTCAGAGATTTCTCAGAAGCTGTTTCAGGTTACCAGCAATGACGCAAGGGTTCCTCCTTGGCCGGGGCTTTCTGCATATCAAGCCGAGGAACCCTCTTCCAAGTTGTCTTGTAACACTGCTCTGTGCAGCTACCAGACGGAGGAGGTTGCTCCAAATTTGTCCAATGCTATCGAAGAAAAGAAGGAACCCTGCATGTTCCGTCTGTTTGGTGTCAACTTGATTAACCATACCAAGATTAGTGCTACCACTGACAAGATGACCATGGGAGTAGGGGAGGTATCGACCCAAGCTGCTGGTTCTTTTGAAGACTCTGGTCAGTTATCAGCACTTTCAAAAGTCATAAAAGATCATACACAGGTCCTGAATGAAAGCCCCCGAGAAATTCAAAGCCATCAGAGTTGCACTGGGAGGACTCGAATTAAG GTTCAAATGCATGGAAATGCTGTGGGCAGAGCTGTAGATTTGGCGAACCTGGATGGGTATCCACAGTTGATTGGTGAGCTTGAAGAGATGTTCGAGATAAAAGACCTGAGTTTGAAAGAGAAATGGAAGGTGGCTTTCAGTAATGATGATGGTGATACAATGGAAGTCGGCGATGTTCCTTGGCT TGAGTTCTGCCTGAAGGTGAGGAAGATTGTGATCCATTCCACTGAAGATGAGAGAGATATGGATCCTTGCCCGGAGCAGGATGTGAAGACCGGTTTTTAG